One window of the Bos indicus isolate NIAB-ARS_2022 breed Sahiwal x Tharparkar chromosome 15, NIAB-ARS_B.indTharparkar_mat_pri_1.0, whole genome shotgun sequence genome contains the following:
- the LOC109569485 gene encoding RNA polymerase II subunit A C-terminal domain phosphatase SSU72 like protein 3-like, producing MPSSPLRVAVVCMSNVNRSMEAHRVLSKNGFHVRSFGAGSHVRLPGGARNPPVRYNFSTSYKKMHSYLFSKDQKLYKRNGVLHILKRNERIKPGPERFQECPDPFDIIFTCGQRAYNRVVANLCARDQEMWQPVPLVNVDIDNTLEAASLGASIICELCQGLQQADDTQSRLAKLLQATKEKTRRSFLHTVCFY from the coding sequence atgccctcctccccactcaggGTGGCTGTGGTCTGCATGAGCAATGTCAACAGGAGCATGGAAGCCCACCGCGTCCTCAGCAAGAATGGGTTCCATGTCAGGTCTTTTGGAGCCGGATCCCACGTGAGGCTCCCAGGAGGGGCACGCAACCCACCAGTGCGCTACAACTTCTCCACATCCTATAAGAAGATGCACAGCTACCTCTTCTCTAAAGACCAAAAGCTTTACAAAAGGAATGGAGTCTTACACatcctgaaaagaaatgagagaatcaAGCCTGGCCCAGAAAGGTTTCAAGAGTGCCCAGATCCCTTTGACATCATCTTCACCTGTGGGCAGAGGGCCTATAACCGGGTGGTGGCCAACCTGTGTGCCAGGGATCAGGAGATGTGGCAGCCTGTGCCGCTCGTCAATGTGGACATAGACAACACCCTGGAGGCAGCCAGCCTTGGAGCCTCGATCATCTGTGAGCTCTGCCAGGGTCTCCAGCAGGCAGATGACACGCAAAGTCGTCTGGCCAAGCTGCTCCAGgcaacaaaggagaaaacaagaAGGAGCTTTCTGCACACGGTCTGCTTCTACTGA